Genomic window (Theileria annulata chromosome 4, complete sequence, *** SEQUENCING IN PROGRESS ***):
TTCCAATGTTAAATCTTCTTTCCATtcctaataattttttcagTAACAAGTAGTAAGGGGTAGTTAAGGGCTATTAAGGTTATTTAGGTAATTAAGGCCTATTTAAGGGctattaagtagttaagggtattcAGAGTAGTTAGTAAGTATGATGGTAAAATACTTGTTTGAGTATAGATTGTGCTGATTGACTATTCATTCCAATGGCTGTAGCTTTCCATCCTGAATAATTACCAGAAGGATCTGTATGATATAATTGGAATCCCAAATTCTCATCCCAACCACCAAATAAAAAACTTACACCAAATGGTCTTAATCCACCAAATTGTGTATAACTCTAcaaaaaaacaattaatcaatagtattttctaaatttctAAGTATATATtggaatatattaatacttgTTTAAGATCACAgatttgtataatatgtTGTTCTATAGATTGTGGTTCACCATAAGAATATCTATGTCTTTGAGCATACAATTTGCACATGTTAATGAGTACATTAGCATCTGCTGTAAGTCCTGCAACAGCACAAAAAATGTGTGAATCAAGTTTGTAAAGTTTTTCATTGATTTTTCCAGGATCGAGAAGTTTAGAACTGATAGGTTTATCAGCTACAAGTACAACACCAGAATTACATAAAACACCAACAGTAAGACTAGCATTATTTATAGCCTCAAGTGCATACTCAACTTGATATAAACGTCCTTCTGGAGAGAAGGTCGTAGTACGTGAATCGTACCTTCTAgacattattaattaatgataaaatcatttaataaaaactagaataagaaaataaattttaaaaattggaTAGAAATATGGGAATTAAACAATTTGTATAAAAGGTAGAACAGAATATGGTTAAAATACCATTAAAATACTGATTTAcaataattgataattaaataattaatataatgaaatttatacaaataacTAATTCAAATCCCCATGATTACTACAAGtttattgtattttacTATTCCAATAGTTAATCTAAATTAAGTTATAaagtttatatattaattggaaTATATATCACAACACCTTAAACATaagtttataaattgttaaattattcaaggatattattgttgataaaattatttataaaattttggtTGTAATGAGTTATGATCGTGcaataacaatttttagCCCTGACGGGCATTTAATGCAAGTGGAATATGCAATGGAAGCAGTTAAAAGAGGTGGATGTGTTGTAGGTGTTAAATCAAATGATGTCGTAGTCATTGCCGCAGAAAGGAAAAGTACTACCAAACTTCAAGATCCAAggtaatatt
Coding sequences:
- a CDS encoding proteasome subunit, putative (Tap579b07.q1c.cand.38 - score = 15.05;~SMART pfam:proteasome (PF00227) at aa 28-215, E()=3.00e-53) codes for the protein MSRRYDSRTTTFSPEGRLYQVEYALEAINNASLTVGVLCNSGVVLVADKPISSKLLDPGKINEKLYKLDSHIFCAVAGLTADANVLINMCKLYAQRHRYSYGEPQSIEQHIIQICDLKQSYTQFGGLRPFGVSFLFGGWDENLGFQLYHTDPSGNYSGWKATAIGMNSQSAQSILKQEWKEDLTLEQAIKLAIRVLTKAMDSSTPQADKIEVGVLSKGETGEFEPFVEMLNNERVDTLLKTIAQEDTNKSTNTQ